A single window of Lytechinus variegatus isolate NC3 chromosome 8, Lvar_3.0, whole genome shotgun sequence DNA harbors:
- the LOC121420562 gene encoding LOW QUALITY PROTEIN: transcription factor Ovo-like 2 (The sequence of the model RefSeq protein was modified relative to this genomic sequence to represent the inferred CDS: inserted 1 base in 1 codon) → MGELGIEWVNRFVLRTKRTNADWVSTLALFIRDSPSSGKDVVQFRRRTLHGSKQKHSCSTCGSTFSTERAYTRHIKPRNTTIKRPCEKGFQDKFDLKRHCRTHTGVKPYKCNICQRSFTQRVSLACLETHISKVHGMXMTFGFKKRRKKIYVCEDCGNSATDAYDHYLHMWISHSRLAMPKRLRHKVMHKIKNISQDGNVKNEEELLADDKPQRRVSG, encoded by the exons ATGGGTGAGTTAGGAATCGAGTGGGTGAA TCGTTTCGTTCTGAGAACGAAACGGACCAATGCAGATTGGGTTTCTACCTTAGCACTCTTCATCCGCGACTCTCCATCTTCTGGGAAAGATGTAGTACAGTTTCGTCGAAGAACATTACATGGGTCAAAGCAGAAACACAGTTGCAGTACCTGCGGCAGCACCTTTAGTACGGAGAGAGCATACACAAGACATATAAAGCCACGGAACACAACCATTAAAAGACCCTGTGAGAAGGGATTCCAAGACAAGTTCGATCTAAAAAGGCACTGCCGCACTCATACAG GTGTAAAGCCTTACAAATGCAACATCTGTCAACGCTCATTCACCCAACGCGTCTCCCTAGCATGCCTAGAGACCCACATCAGCAAGGTCCATGGAA CTATGACATTTGGGTTCAAGAAGCGACGAAAGAAGATTTACGTGTGCGAGGACTGTGGGAATTCTGCCACGGACGCGTATGACCATTACCTTCACATGTGGATCTCACACTCGCGCCTGGCGATGCCCAAACGTCTTCGACATAAAGTGATGCACAAGATCAAGAACATCAGTCAAGATGGAAATGTTAAAAACGAGGAAGAACTTTTGGCAGACGATaaaccacagagacgggttagtggctag